A window of the Haloarcula litorea genome harbors these coding sequences:
- a CDS encoding phytanoyl-CoA dioxygenase family protein has translation MPLTDAQFEQYQRDGYVVVEDCLDAATVERATERIDAYVRGERAETGFERMLEPDAEDAAFEDGEPVRKFEGVGMVREDDVFAELVHDENVLEVVRELQGPNLSLLRSAAMLKPPRVGSAKKFHQDAAYYPIHPMDHVTVWVALDQSTTDNGCMQVVPGAHTDGLLDHEAVEYDTDITVSERDYGPEDTVSLPMEPGDVLFQHCLLPHYTAPNETDDWRRAYIAAYMRNRSRLTTDDPPEWVDTYHVTGESFPGCV, from the coding sequence ATGCCACTCACGGACGCGCAGTTCGAACAGTACCAGCGGGACGGCTACGTCGTCGTCGAGGACTGCCTCGACGCGGCGACCGTCGAGCGCGCGACCGAGCGCATCGACGCCTACGTCCGCGGGGAGCGCGCGGAGACGGGGTTCGAGCGGATGCTCGAACCGGACGCCGAGGACGCGGCGTTCGAGGACGGGGAGCCGGTCCGGAAGTTCGAGGGGGTCGGGATGGTCCGCGAGGACGACGTCTTCGCGGAGCTGGTCCACGACGAGAACGTCCTCGAGGTGGTCCGGGAGCTGCAGGGGCCGAACCTCTCCCTGCTCCGGAGCGCGGCGATGCTCAAGCCGCCGCGGGTCGGAAGCGCCAAGAAGTTCCACCAGGACGCCGCCTACTACCCGATCCACCCGATGGATCACGTCACGGTCTGGGTGGCGCTGGACCAGTCGACGACGGACAACGGCTGTATGCAGGTCGTCCCGGGGGCGCACACGGACGGGCTGCTGGACCACGAGGCCGTCGAGTACGACACCGACATCACCGTCTCGGAGCGCGACTACGGCCCCGAGGACACGGTCTCGCTGCCGATGGAGCCCGGCGACGTCCTCTTCCAGCACTGCCTGCTGCCCCACTACACCGCGCCCAACGAGACCGACGACTGGCGGCGGGCGTACATCGCCGCCTACATGCGCAACCGCTCGCGGCTCACTACCGACGATCCGCCCGAGTGGGTCGACACGTACCACGTGACCGGCGAGTCGTTCCCGGGGTGTGTCTGA
- a CDS encoding Hsp20/alpha crystallin family protein, with protein MSALREALRDLPDAVFADVLESEDAYLLVLDLPGVTADTLDVSVEGGRLVVEGQRAKDVPREFRYVREDRSVFLDVELPLPPDATGQGAEGTVDGGVLELRLPKASAAPSTTIPIDEG; from the coding sequence ATGTCAGCCCTGCGCGAAGCGTTGCGGGACCTGCCCGACGCCGTGTTCGCGGACGTACTCGAATCCGAGGACGCGTACCTGCTCGTCCTCGACCTCCCCGGCGTGACCGCCGACACGCTCGACGTCAGCGTGGAGGGCGGTCGCCTCGTCGTCGAGGGCCAGCGCGCGAAGGACGTCCCCCGGGAGTTCCGCTACGTCCGCGAGGACCGCTCGGTGTTCCTCGACGTGGAACTGCCGCTCCCGCCGGACGCGACCGGGCAGGGCGCGGAGGGCACCGTCGACGGCGGCGTCCTCGAACTCCGGCTGCCGAAGGCCAGCGCCGCCCCGAGCACGACGATCCCCATCGACGAGGGCTGA
- a CDS encoding translation initiation factor IF-5A, which yields MAREQTEVRELDEGSYVMIEDTPCKIDSYSTAKPGKHGSAKARIDARGVFDGKKRSLSQPVDAKVWVPIINRKQGQVVSVSGDDAQVMDLETYDTFTMLMPDDVELNPDDEIEYLEYEDQRKITRT from the coding sequence ATGGCAAGAGAGCAGACGGAAGTTCGCGAGCTCGACGAGGGCAGCTACGTGATGATCGAGGACACGCCGTGCAAGATCGACTCCTACAGCACGGCCAAGCCGGGCAAACACGGCAGCGCGAAGGCCCGCATCGACGCCCGCGGCGTCTTCGACGGCAAGAAGCGCTCGCTCTCCCAGCCCGTCGACGCGAAGGTCTGGGTCCCGATCATCAACCGGAAGCAGGGCCAGGTCGTCTCCGTCTCCGGCGACGACGCCCAGGTGATGGACCTGGAGACCTACGACACGTTCACGATGCTGATGCCCGACGACGTCGAGCTGAACCCCGACGACGAGATCGAGTACCTGGAGTACGAGGACCAGCGCAAGATCACCCGGACGTGA
- the speB gene encoding agmatinase, which translates to MTFPGAVADREAADYALVGAPLDASTSFRPGARFGPRRVREFAQGFDDYDHHTDRHFTDLGVYDHGDVGPSADTADYLQFLRSAVAEFDRDGVVPLLVGGEHTVSVAAVRALDPDVFVCLDAHLDLRASYAGDDLSHATVTRHALDVVDRAVVLGARTGSEAEWDRASEADVTVVPPAEVADWTPDLDGPAYLSVDVDAADPGFAPGTGTPEPFGLDPTTIHEAVRTVAPHAVGCDVVEVNDRDDGQAATLAAKLLRAFVYAHADGRDGSS; encoded by the coding sequence GTGACGTTCCCCGGCGCGGTCGCCGACCGCGAGGCCGCCGACTACGCCCTCGTGGGCGCGCCGCTGGACGCCTCGACCTCCTTCCGTCCGGGCGCTCGCTTCGGCCCGCGCCGCGTCCGCGAGTTCGCACAGGGGTTCGACGACTACGACCACCACACCGACCGTCACTTCACCGACCTCGGGGTGTACGACCACGGCGACGTCGGCCCCTCGGCCGACACCGCCGACTACCTCCAGTTCCTTCGCAGCGCCGTCGCCGAGTTCGACCGCGATGGGGTCGTCCCGCTGCTGGTCGGCGGCGAACACACCGTCTCCGTCGCCGCCGTCCGGGCGCTCGACCCCGACGTGTTCGTCTGTCTGGACGCACATCTGGACCTCAGAGCGTCCTACGCCGGCGACGACCTCTCGCACGCGACGGTCACTCGCCACGCGCTCGACGTGGTCGACCGGGCGGTCGTGTTGGGGGCACGGACCGGCAGCGAGGCCGAGTGGGACCGGGCGAGCGAGGCCGACGTGACCGTCGTCCCGCCCGCAGAGGTGGCCGACTGGACGCCCGACCTCGACGGTCCGGCGTACCTCTCGGTCGACGTCGACGCCGCCGACCCGGGGTTCGCGCCGGGCACCGGGACCCCGGAGCCGTTCGGCCTCGACCCGACGACGATCCACGAGGCGGTCCGGACCGTCGCGCCCCACGCCGTCGGCTGTGACGTCGTGGAGGTCAACGACCGCGACGACGGCCAGGCGGCGACGCTGGCCGCGAAGCTCCTGCGCGCGTTCGTCTACGCCCACGCCGACGGCCGAGACGGCTCGTCGTAG
- a CDS encoding NRAMP family divalent metal transporter, whose product MAATSLRDRLSGMGPTWLAGAIATGPATIGALVTAGASFDYALLWVVVLSAVLGATAQYLAMRLGLLTEAGIVAVVEEHLGEAWAWLLVADAVVAAGLAQLVIMKTLAGVSAAVTGVGPVVWAVVWSLVLAVGLAGGGYRYAELGAKVLVSLVVLLFVASLFVVPVDLGAAAAGLVPSIPAGVEGALLAAGILGGAVHIALVTMQSYTMRARGWTVEDAALARFDVAASMLVAFGIASLAIFLVAASVLGDPGLGVVGAANALGPLVGADARWLFLLGLWGAAVTTLGGNTVVPPYLVADKMGWRQDTEDGRYRATVAAFALVSALGVFIPGAVFGLLVQALAIGFVGTPFVLLLVLYLLNDPGAVPETNSALENVGGVLLIGVSTVVAGQWVQRVAAGGLADPASLAILAFAGVLAAAMLGLVAMAVRDRLTDDPEPAVVAD is encoded by the coding sequence ATGGCGGCGACGTCGCTTCGGGACCGCCTCTCGGGGATGGGGCCGACGTGGCTCGCCGGCGCGATCGCCACCGGGCCGGCGACCATCGGGGCCTTGGTGACGGCGGGCGCGAGCTTCGACTACGCGCTGCTGTGGGTCGTCGTCCTCTCGGCGGTGCTGGGCGCGACCGCCCAGTACCTCGCGATGCGGCTCGGCCTGCTGACCGAGGCCGGCATCGTCGCCGTCGTCGAGGAACACCTCGGCGAGGCGTGGGCGTGGCTGCTGGTGGCCGACGCCGTCGTCGCGGCCGGCCTCGCCCAGCTGGTCATCATGAAGACGCTCGCGGGCGTCTCGGCGGCCGTCACCGGCGTCGGCCCGGTCGTCTGGGCCGTCGTCTGGAGCCTCGTGCTGGCGGTCGGGCTGGCCGGCGGCGGCTACCGCTACGCGGAACTGGGCGCGAAGGTGCTTGTCAGCCTCGTGGTCCTGCTGTTCGTCGCCTCGCTGTTCGTCGTCCCCGTCGACCTGGGCGCGGCGGCCGCCGGGCTGGTGCCGTCGATCCCGGCCGGCGTCGAGGGGGCGCTGCTGGCCGCCGGCATCCTCGGCGGCGCGGTCCACATCGCCCTGGTCACGATGCAGTCGTACACGATGCGGGCCCGCGGCTGGACGGTCGAGGACGCGGCGCTCGCCCGCTTCGACGTGGCCGCGTCGATGCTGGTCGCGTTCGGGATCGCCAGCCTGGCCATCTTCCTCGTCGCGGCGTCGGTGCTCGGCGACCCGGGCCTCGGCGTCGTCGGGGCCGCGAACGCGCTCGGCCCGCTGGTCGGGGCGGACGCGCGGTGGCTGTTCCTGCTCGGGCTGTGGGGTGCGGCCGTGACGACGCTGGGTGGCAACACGGTCGTCCCGCCGTACCTCGTCGCCGACAAGATGGGGTGGCGACAGGACACCGAGGACGGCCGCTACCGGGCGACGGTCGCGGCCTTTGCCCTCGTCAGCGCGCTGGGCGTGTTCATCCCCGGCGCGGTGTTCGGGCTGCTCGTTCAGGCGCTGGCCATCGGCTTCGTCGGGACCCCGTTCGTCCTCCTGCTCGTCCTCTACCTGCTGAACGACCCCGGTGCCGTCCCCGAGACCAACTCCGCGCTGGAGAACGTCGGCGGCGTCCTGCTGATCGGCGTGAGTACGGTGGTCGCCGGCCAGTGGGTCCAGCGCGTGGCCGCCGGCGGGCTCGCCGACCCGGCGTCGCTGGCGATACTGGCCTTCGCCGGGGTCCTCGCGGCGGCGATGCTCGGCCTCGTGGCGATGGCCGTCCGGGACCGGCTGACCGACGACCCCGAGCCGGCGGTCGTCGCGGACTGA
- a CDS encoding GIDE domain-containing protein yields the protein MVLVELVGVAALAVGGYLCHAGWRELRTVYHVLRGDPHPVRELDGYTGPVEVEGTAAADEAGTVTAPFTGSECLAYTYEVAELRSSGKSSSWHTLDEGAAGVDFLVDDGTGRVRVDPDGADLRLGEHSVRVSPGTELPDRLAEYVAATDAVDEQDRTVNLLVTELHVGNEQRFTERRLDVGESVYVYGQARRGDAPDWGSDRVDAVLGAGPGAPVFVVSDTGERATAWRFARAGLWRAGLGAVVLLLALLGLASLLLS from the coding sequence CGGTCGGCGGCTACCTCTGTCACGCCGGCTGGCGCGAGCTCCGGACGGTGTATCACGTCCTGCGTGGCGATCCCCACCCGGTCCGCGAACTCGACGGCTACACCGGCCCGGTCGAGGTCGAGGGCACCGCCGCGGCCGACGAGGCCGGCACCGTCACCGCGCCGTTCACCGGCAGCGAGTGTCTCGCCTACACCTACGAGGTCGCGGAGCTGCGCTCCTCCGGGAAGAGTTCGAGCTGGCACACGCTCGACGAGGGGGCCGCCGGCGTCGACTTCCTCGTCGACGACGGCACCGGCCGGGTCCGGGTCGATCCCGACGGTGCCGACCTGCGGCTCGGCGAGCACAGCGTCCGCGTCTCGCCGGGGACGGAGCTGCCGGACCGCCTCGCCGAGTACGTCGCGGCGACCGACGCCGTCGACGAGCAGGACCGGACCGTGAACCTCCTCGTGACCGAACTGCACGTCGGGAACGAACAGCGGTTCACCGAGCGCCGCCTCGACGTCGGCGAGTCGGTGTACGTCTACGGCCAGGCCCGCCGCGGGGACGCCCCGGACTGGGGGAGCGACCGCGTCGACGCCGTCCTCGGGGCCGGCCCGGGCGCGCCGGTGTTCGTCGTCTCCGACACCGGCGAGCGGGCCACGGCGTGGCGCTTCGCCAGGGCGGGGCTCTGGCGCGCCGGACTCGGTGCGGTCGTCCTCCTGCTGGCCCTCCTCGGCCTCGCCTCGCTCCTGCTTTCCTGA
- a CDS encoding ABC1 kinase family protein, with protein sequence MNLRAYWRFLVVARHFLPLLLAYARDRNRFLLFGSGRQVSSEQRRERARALLDSLLTLGPTFIKLGQLLSTRPDILPPEYIEEFSKLQDRVPPADWADAERVVEAELGPVEERFDEFETEAISGASLGQVYRAEVDGERVAVKVRRPGIEELVEADLRVIRWSLPILMYFIDESRSFSLETLADEFAKTIREEMDYEREARMLGEIRANFAGNDRVRIPKVRDSHSTRRVLTMEYVPGTKINDIEDLDERGLDRTELAETLQRAYLQMIIDDGVFHADPHPGNLAVQDDGKLVFYDFGMSGRVDPFVQDKIVDFYAAVAEQDIDAILDALIEMGTLSPEADREVMGDVMELAIADARGEDIEQYRVQQIVQQVEDTIYEFPLRLPSNLALVLRVATVVEGVCVTLDPEFDFISVATDYLREEGYLAEGVRTYVEDRATEVRDAAESAVRIPPKLEDTLDKIERDELELQADIRDSDRLLATMTKRLVLGMLLASTAFSTAFLYAESTVIAAAVAGVGGVAVAGALWWSFRSKKGVRAKPQFTRQSMRERQGGGGGGADAGTSLAPSSFDEED encoded by the coding sequence TTGAACCTCCGCGCGTACTGGCGGTTCCTCGTCGTCGCTCGCCACTTCCTGCCCCTGTTGCTCGCGTACGCCCGCGACCGGAACCGGTTCCTCCTGTTCGGCAGCGGCCGGCAGGTCAGCAGCGAGCAGCGCCGCGAGCGAGCGCGGGCGCTGCTGGACTCGCTGCTGACGCTCGGCCCGACGTTCATCAAGCTCGGGCAGCTGCTGTCGACCCGGCCGGACATCCTCCCGCCGGAGTACATCGAGGAGTTCTCGAAGCTCCAGGACCGCGTCCCGCCGGCGGACTGGGCCGACGCCGAGCGCGTCGTCGAGGCCGAACTCGGCCCGGTCGAGGAGCGCTTCGACGAGTTCGAGACGGAGGCGATCAGCGGCGCGTCGCTGGGGCAGGTGTACCGCGCCGAGGTCGACGGCGAACGGGTCGCGGTGAAGGTCCGCCGGCCCGGGATCGAGGAACTCGTCGAGGCCGACCTGCGGGTCATCCGCTGGTCGCTGCCGATCCTGATGTACTTCATCGACGAGTCGCGGTCGTTCTCGCTGGAGACGCTGGCCGACGAGTTCGCCAAGACCATCCGCGAGGAGATGGACTACGAGCGGGAGGCCCGGATGCTCGGCGAGATCCGGGCGAACTTCGCGGGCAACGACCGCGTCCGCATCCCGAAGGTCCGTGACTCCCACTCGACCCGCCGCGTGCTGACGATGGAGTACGTCCCCGGGACGAAGATCAACGACATCGAGGACCTCGACGAGCGGGGGTTAGACCGGACGGAACTGGCCGAGACGCTCCAGCGGGCCTACCTCCAGATGATCATCGACGACGGCGTCTTCCACGCCGACCCCCACCCCGGCAACCTCGCGGTCCAGGACGACGGGAAACTGGTCTTCTACGACTTCGGGATGTCCGGCCGCGTGGACCCGTTCGTCCAGGACAAGATCGTCGACTTCTACGCCGCCGTCGCCGAGCAGGACATCGACGCCATCCTCGACGCGCTCATCGAGATGGGGACCCTGAGCCCCGAGGCGGACCGCGAGGTGATGGGCGACGTGATGGAGCTGGCCATCGCCGACGCCCGCGGCGAGGACATCGAGCAGTACCGCGTCCAGCAGATCGTCCAGCAGGTCGAGGACACCATCTACGAGTTCCCGCTGCGGCTCCCGTCGAACCTCGCGCTCGTCTTGCGGGTCGCGACGGTCGTCGAGGGGGTCTGCGTGACGCTGGACCCCGAGTTCGACTTCATCTCCGTGGCGACGGACTATCTCCGCGAGGAGGGGTACCTCGCCGAGGGCGTCCGGACCTACGTCGAGGACCGCGCGACCGAGGTCCGGGACGCCGCCGAGTCGGCGGTCCGCATCCCGCCGAAACTGGAGGACACCCTCGACAAGATCGAGCGCGACGAGCTCGAACTGCAGGCCGACATCAGGGACTCCGACCGGCTGCTGGCGACGATGACAAAGCGGCTGGTGCTGGGGATGCTGCTGGCGAGTACGGCGTTCTCGACGGCGTTCCTCTACGCCGAGTCGACGGTGATCGCCGCCGCCGTCGCCGGCGTCGGCGGCGTCGCCGTCGCGGGCGCGCTCTGGTGGTCGTTCCGCTCGAAGAAGGGGGTCCGCGCGAAACCGCAGTTCACCCGCCAGAGTATGCGCGAACGACAGGGCGGCGGTGGCGGCGGTGCCGACGCCGGGACGAGCCTCGCGCCGTCGTCGTTCGACGAGGAGGACTGA